From the genome of Stigmatopora nigra isolate UIUO_SnigA chromosome 2, RoL_Snig_1.1, whole genome shotgun sequence:
TCACTGTTTTTCTTTGAAGTGTAGAACACATGCTGACATTTCTACAGGCCTCACTTTTTATAATCCATTCCTTCCATCATCATTCCTGCTATATATTTTACGGAATGAGAGCAGTAAGTCATTCTCCACCCTGTAATAAGGACCTACAGCTTTGATAGATTGTTCATACTTCCATGTTCTTTTTCAATTCCAAAGTTAAATTTGAAAAACTGAAAGAGAAATGACTTTACACATGAACATTTAtgaatatgtgtataaatattttcaaattaggTAATCATCTATTCTATTGCTTTGTGCTAATCATTTGGCATCTCTGCAAATTGCAAATTCATTCTCTCATCCTATTTATCATTTCCGGGATCAAATTCAAGAAATGGTGGTGattggattgttttttgtttagtttagtaaaaaaatgttctgcTATATGTTTTGTATTTCTTAAGTTtgacatattattttttatatttttttcattccagtTGGCCCTGTCTCTTTTCTGCAAGTGGAAGAACAGTCAATCTCTCCTGCAAGTGGAAGACCAGTCAATGAATTATGAATGTTAAACAAAATGACCTCTTCTCAGCAGCAGATGATGCGAGGTCCTAGGTGGAACCGGGCCTTGTCCAACCCTCTGTTTGTGCTGCTCTTGGCCTTACAGCTTCTGGTGGTTGCGGGTCTAGTTCGTGCTCAAACATGCCCATCCGTTTGCTCCTGTAGTAACCAGTTCAGTAAAGTCATCTGCACTCGGAGAGGTTTACGAGAGGTGCCTGATGGTATTTCTACCAACACACGCTATCTAAATCTTCAAGAAAATCTTATCCAGATTATTAAAGTGGACAGCTTCAAGCATCTAAGACATTTGGAGATCCTGCAGCTTAGTAAAAATCACATACGCAAAATTGAGCTTGGGGCCTTCAATGGTCTTGCTAGCCTCAATACCCTGGAGCTTTTTGACAACCGCCTCACCACAATCCCAAATGGAGCATTTGAGTACCTTTCAAAACTAAAGGAGCTATGGTTGAGGAATAATCCCATAGAGAGCATTCCCTCGTATGCATTCAATAGGGTGCCCTCATTACGACGACTGGACCTCGGGGAGCTAAAACGGCTATCTTACATATCTGAGGGAGCCTTCGAAGGACTGAGCAATCTTCGCTACTTAAATCTGGGAATGTGTAATTTGAAGGAAATTCCTAACCTTATTCCCCTGGTAAAGCTGGATGAACTGGAAATGTCTGGCAACCAGTTGTCTGTTGTCCGGCCTGGCTCTTTTAAGGGGCTTATCCATCTTCAGAAACTATGGATGATGCATGCCCAAATCCAGACGATTGAGAGAAACTCATTTGATGATCTCCAGTCAATGGTGGAGCTTAATTTAGCGCACAACAACCTTACTCTCTTGCCCCATGATCTATTCACACCTTTGCATCATCTTGAGAGGGTGCACTTGCACCACAACCCTTGGAATTGTAACTGTGATATTCTTTGGCTGAGTTGGTGGCTTAAAGAGATGGTACCAGCAAATACCAGCTGCTGTGCGCGCTGCAGCACCCCAACTCACCACAAAGGACGCTACATTGGAGAACTTGATCAAAACTACTTCCACTGTTATGCGCCTGTTATTGTAGAGCCCCCAGCTGATCTAAATGTGACAGAGGGGAGCGCTGCAGAATTGAAATGTCGAGCCAGCTCTTTGACTTCTGTGAGCTGGATTACACCCAATGGTTCCATCATGACACACGGTGCGTACAAGATCAGAATCTCAGTGCTTAATGATGGTACTCTGAACTTCACTAATGTTACATTGCAAGACACTGGTACGTATACGTGCATGGTCAGTAATTCTGCCGGTAACACAACAGCGTCTGCAACACTCAACGTGTCTTCAACTGAGAACAG
Proteins encoded in this window:
- the LOC144192006 gene encoding leucine-rich repeat-containing protein 4C-like gives rise to the protein MLNKMTSSQQQMMRGPRWNRALSNPLFVLLLALQLLVVAGLVRAQTCPSVCSCSNQFSKVICTRRGLREVPDGISTNTRYLNLQENLIQIIKVDSFKHLRHLEILQLSKNHIRKIELGAFNGLASLNTLELFDNRLTTIPNGAFEYLSKLKELWLRNNPIESIPSYAFNRVPSLRRLDLGELKRLSYISEGAFEGLSNLRYLNLGMCNLKEIPNLIPLVKLDELEMSGNQLSVVRPGSFKGLIHLQKLWMMHAQIQTIERNSFDDLQSMVELNLAHNNLTLLPHDLFTPLHHLERVHLHHNPWNCNCDILWLSWWLKEMVPANTSCCARCSTPTHHKGRYIGELDQNYFHCYAPVIVEPPADLNVTEGSAAELKCRASSLTSVSWITPNGSIMTHGAYKIRISVLNDGTLNFTNVTLQDTGTYTCMVSNSAGNTTASATLNVSSTENSSFSYFTTVTVETIETPHNEGFTTIVQHKVGSTPSAYTWKSALPSSTTTATVQTPLSTRATEKTYTIPVTEFGGEGSLNGLDEVMKTTKIIIGCFVAITLMAAVMLIIFYKMRKQHHQQNHHAPTRTIEIINVDEDCVTGGPGMEGHLTLPPLEHEHINHYNTYKTAYNHASTINSIHSSAHEPLLIRANSKDNVQETQI